From one Lemur catta isolate mLemCat1 chromosome 5, mLemCat1.pri, whole genome shotgun sequence genomic stretch:
- the SEPTIN8 gene encoding septin-8 isoform X3 — protein MAAADLERVSSAEPEPRSLSLGGHVGFDSLPDQLVSKSVTQGFSFNILCVGETGIGKSTLMNTLFNTTFEAEEASHHEACVRLRPQTYDLQESNVQLKLTIVDAVGFGDQINKDESYRPIVDYIDAQFENYLQEELKIRRSLFDYHDTRIHACLYFITPTGHSLKSLDLVTMKKLDSKVNIIPIIAKADTISKSELHKFKIKIMGELVSNGVQIYQFPTDDEAVAEINAVMNAHLPFAVVGSTEEVKVGNKLVRARQYPWGVVQVENENHCDFVKLREMLIRVNMEDLREQTHSRHYELYRRCKLEEMGFQDSDGDSQPFSLQETYEAKRKEFLSELQRKEEEMRQMFVNKVKETELELKEKERELHEKFEHLKRLHQEEKRKVEEKRRELEEETNAFNRRKAAVEALQAQALHATSQQPLRKDKDKKN, from the exons ATGGCGGCCGCGGACCTGGAACGCGTCTCG AGCGCAGAGCCGGAGCCACGGAGCCTCTCGCTGGGCGGCCATGTGGGCTTCGACAGCCTCCCCGACCAGCTGGTCAGCAAGTCGGTCACTCAGGGCTTCAGCTTCAACATCCTCTGCGTGG GGGAGACCGGCATCGGCAAATCCACTCTGATGAACACGCTCTTCAACACGACCTTCGAGGCCGAGGAAGCCAGTCACCACGAGGCCTGCGTGCGGCTGCGGCCCCAGACCTACGACCTCCAGGAGAGCAACGTGCAGCTCAAGCTGACCATCGTGGACGCTGTGGGCTTCGGGGACCAGATCAACAAGGATGAGAG TTACAGGCCCATAGTTGACTACATCGACGCGCAGTTTGAGAACTACCTGCAGGAGGAGCTGAAGATCCGCCGCTCGCTCTTCGACTACCACGACACGAGGATCCACGCCTGCCTCTACTTCATCACGCCCACGGGCCACTCCCTCAAGTCCCTGGATCTGGTGACTATGAAGAAACTGGACAGCAAG GTGAACATCATCCCCATCATTGCCAAGGCTGACACCATCTCCAAGAGCGAGCTCCacaagttcaagatcaagatcATGGGCGAGCTGGTCAGCAACGGCGTCCAGATCTACCAGTTTCCCACAGATGACGAGGCCGTGGCCGAGATTAACGCCGTGATGAAC GCACACCTGCCCTTCGCCGTGGTGGGCAGCACCGAGGAGGTGAAGGTGGGCAACAAGCTGGTCCGAGCGCGGCAGTACCCCTGGGGAGTGGTGCAGG TGGAGAACGAGAACCACTGCGACTTCGTGAAGCTGCGGGAGATGCTGATCCGGGTGAACATGGAGGACCTGCGCGAGCAGACGCACAGCCGGCACTACGAGCTCTACCGGCGCTGCAAGTTGGAGGAGATGGGCTTCCAGGACAGCGACGGTGACAGCCAGCCCTTCAG CCTGCAGGAGACGTACGAGGCCAAGAGGAAGGAGTTCCTGAGTGAgctgcagaggaaggaggaggagatgaggcaGATGTTTGTCAACAAAGTGAAGGAGACGGAGCTGGAGCTGAAGGAGAAGGAGCGGGAG CTCCACGAGAAGTTTGAGCACCTGAAGCGGCTCCACCAGGAGGAGAAGCGCAAGGTGGAGGAGAAGCGgcgggagctggaggaggagaccAACGCCTTCAACCGCAGGAAGGCCGCCGTGGAGGCCCTGCAGGCACAGGCCCTGCACGCCACCTCGCAGCAGCCCCTGAGGAAGGACAAGGACAAGAAGAA ttaa
- the SEPTIN8 gene encoding septin-8 isoform X1, producing the protein MAAADLERVSSAEPEPRSLSLGGHVGFDSLPDQLVSKSVTQGFSFNILCVGETGIGKSTLMNTLFNTTFEAEEASHHEACVRLRPQTYDLQESNVQLKLTIVDAVGFGDQINKDESYRPIVDYIDAQFENYLQEELKIRRSLFDYHDTRIHACLYFITPTGHSLKSLDLVTMKKLDSKVNIIPIIAKADTISKSELHKFKIKIMGELVSNGVQIYQFPTDDEAVAEINAVMNAHLPFAVVGSTEEVKVGNKLVRARQYPWGVVQVENENHCDFVKLREMLIRVNMEDLREQTHSRHYELYRRCKLEEMGFQDSDGDSQPFSLQETYEAKRKEFLSELQRKEEEMRQMFVNKVKETELELKEKERELHEKFEHLKRLHQEEKRKVEEKRRELEEETNAFNRRKAAVEALQAQALHATSQQPLRKDKDKKNRSDVGVQQSGMSLSNSKVMMTKASVEPLNCSSWWPAIQCCSCLVRDATWREGFL; encoded by the exons ATGGCGGCCGCGGACCTGGAACGCGTCTCG AGCGCAGAGCCGGAGCCACGGAGCCTCTCGCTGGGCGGCCATGTGGGCTTCGACAGCCTCCCCGACCAGCTGGTCAGCAAGTCGGTCACTCAGGGCTTCAGCTTCAACATCCTCTGCGTGG GGGAGACCGGCATCGGCAAATCCACTCTGATGAACACGCTCTTCAACACGACCTTCGAGGCCGAGGAAGCCAGTCACCACGAGGCCTGCGTGCGGCTGCGGCCCCAGACCTACGACCTCCAGGAGAGCAACGTGCAGCTCAAGCTGACCATCGTGGACGCTGTGGGCTTCGGGGACCAGATCAACAAGGATGAGAG TTACAGGCCCATAGTTGACTACATCGACGCGCAGTTTGAGAACTACCTGCAGGAGGAGCTGAAGATCCGCCGCTCGCTCTTCGACTACCACGACACGAGGATCCACGCCTGCCTCTACTTCATCACGCCCACGGGCCACTCCCTCAAGTCCCTGGATCTGGTGACTATGAAGAAACTGGACAGCAAG GTGAACATCATCCCCATCATTGCCAAGGCTGACACCATCTCCAAGAGCGAGCTCCacaagttcaagatcaagatcATGGGCGAGCTGGTCAGCAACGGCGTCCAGATCTACCAGTTTCCCACAGATGACGAGGCCGTGGCCGAGATTAACGCCGTGATGAAC GCACACCTGCCCTTCGCCGTGGTGGGCAGCACCGAGGAGGTGAAGGTGGGCAACAAGCTGGTCCGAGCGCGGCAGTACCCCTGGGGAGTGGTGCAGG TGGAGAACGAGAACCACTGCGACTTCGTGAAGCTGCGGGAGATGCTGATCCGGGTGAACATGGAGGACCTGCGCGAGCAGACGCACAGCCGGCACTACGAGCTCTACCGGCGCTGCAAGTTGGAGGAGATGGGCTTCCAGGACAGCGACGGTGACAGCCAGCCCTTCAG CCTGCAGGAGACGTACGAGGCCAAGAGGAAGGAGTTCCTGAGTGAgctgcagaggaaggaggaggagatgaggcaGATGTTTGTCAACAAAGTGAAGGAGACGGAGCTGGAGCTGAAGGAGAAGGAGCGGGAG CTCCACGAGAAGTTTGAGCACCTGAAGCGGCTCCACCAGGAGGAGAAGCGCAAGGTGGAGGAGAAGCGgcgggagctggaggaggagaccAACGCCTTCAACCGCAGGAAGGCCGCCGTGGAGGCCCTGCAGGCACAGGCCCTGCACGCCACCTCGCAGCAGCCCCTGAGGAAGGACAAGGACAAGAAGAA CAGATCAGATGTAGGAGTACAGCAGTCGGGCATGAGCCTCTCCAACTCTAAGGTGATGATGACCAAGGCCAGTGTGGAGCCCTTGAACTGCAGCAGCTGGTGGCCCGCCATCCAGTGCTGCAGCTGCCTGGTCAGGGATGCGACGTGGAGGGAAGGATTCCTCTGA
- the SEPTIN8 gene encoding septin-8 isoform X2, protein MAAADLERVSSAEPEPRSLSLGGHVGFDSLPDQLVSKSVTQGFSFNILCVGETGIGKSTLMNTLFNTTFEAEEASHHEACVRLRPQTYDLQESNVQLKLTIVDAVGFGDQINKDERPIVDYIDAQFENYLQEELKIRRSLFDYHDTRIHACLYFITPTGHSLKSLDLVTMKKLDSKVNIIPIIAKADTISKSELHKFKIKIMGELVSNGVQIYQFPTDDEAVAEINAVMNAHLPFAVVGSTEEVKVGNKLVRARQYPWGVVQVENENHCDFVKLREMLIRVNMEDLREQTHSRHYELYRRCKLEEMGFQDSDGDSQPFSLQETYEAKRKEFLSELQRKEEEMRQMFVNKVKETELELKEKERELHEKFEHLKRLHQEEKRKVEEKRRELEEETNAFNRRKAAVEALQAQALHATSQQPLRKDKDKKNRSDVGVQQSGMSLSNSKVMMTKASVEPLNCSSWWPAIQCCSCLVRDATWREGFL, encoded by the exons ATGGCGGCCGCGGACCTGGAACGCGTCTCG AGCGCAGAGCCGGAGCCACGGAGCCTCTCGCTGGGCGGCCATGTGGGCTTCGACAGCCTCCCCGACCAGCTGGTCAGCAAGTCGGTCACTCAGGGCTTCAGCTTCAACATCCTCTGCGTGG GGGAGACCGGCATCGGCAAATCCACTCTGATGAACACGCTCTTCAACACGACCTTCGAGGCCGAGGAAGCCAGTCACCACGAGGCCTGCGTGCGGCTGCGGCCCCAGACCTACGACCTCCAGGAGAGCAACGTGCAGCTCAAGCTGACCATCGTGGACGCTGTGGGCTTCGGGGACCAGATCAACAAGGATGAGAG GCCCATAGTTGACTACATCGACGCGCAGTTTGAGAACTACCTGCAGGAGGAGCTGAAGATCCGCCGCTCGCTCTTCGACTACCACGACACGAGGATCCACGCCTGCCTCTACTTCATCACGCCCACGGGCCACTCCCTCAAGTCCCTGGATCTGGTGACTATGAAGAAACTGGACAGCAAG GTGAACATCATCCCCATCATTGCCAAGGCTGACACCATCTCCAAGAGCGAGCTCCacaagttcaagatcaagatcATGGGCGAGCTGGTCAGCAACGGCGTCCAGATCTACCAGTTTCCCACAGATGACGAGGCCGTGGCCGAGATTAACGCCGTGATGAAC GCACACCTGCCCTTCGCCGTGGTGGGCAGCACCGAGGAGGTGAAGGTGGGCAACAAGCTGGTCCGAGCGCGGCAGTACCCCTGGGGAGTGGTGCAGG TGGAGAACGAGAACCACTGCGACTTCGTGAAGCTGCGGGAGATGCTGATCCGGGTGAACATGGAGGACCTGCGCGAGCAGACGCACAGCCGGCACTACGAGCTCTACCGGCGCTGCAAGTTGGAGGAGATGGGCTTCCAGGACAGCGACGGTGACAGCCAGCCCTTCAG CCTGCAGGAGACGTACGAGGCCAAGAGGAAGGAGTTCCTGAGTGAgctgcagaggaaggaggaggagatgaggcaGATGTTTGTCAACAAAGTGAAGGAGACGGAGCTGGAGCTGAAGGAGAAGGAGCGGGAG CTCCACGAGAAGTTTGAGCACCTGAAGCGGCTCCACCAGGAGGAGAAGCGCAAGGTGGAGGAGAAGCGgcgggagctggaggaggagaccAACGCCTTCAACCGCAGGAAGGCCGCCGTGGAGGCCCTGCAGGCACAGGCCCTGCACGCCACCTCGCAGCAGCCCCTGAGGAAGGACAAGGACAAGAAGAA CAGATCAGATGTAGGAGTACAGCAGTCGGGCATGAGCCTCTCCAACTCTAAGGTGATGATGACCAAGGCCAGTGTGGAGCCCTTGAACTGCAGCAGCTGGTGGCCCGCCATCCAGTGCTGCAGCTGCCTGGTCAGGGATGCGACGTGGAGGGAAGGATTCCTCTGA